The Gemmatimonadaceae bacterium genomic interval GTGGGCTTCATGGAGACCAGGAGCTCGGCGCTCCTGCAGTCGGAGCTCAAGACCGCCGGCTTTACCGTGAAGGCCGGCGTCGCCGGCGAGCCGACGGCGTTCATCGCCGAGTACGGCAGTGGCAAGCCGGTCATCGCCATTCTGGGCGAGTTCGACGCGCTCCCCGGCCTGTCGCAGGACGCGAGCCCCACGCGCAAGGCGCTCTTAAACGGCGGCCCCGGGCATGGCTGTGGCCACCATCTCTTTGGCACGGCGAGCACGGCGGCCGCCATCGCGCTCAAGGAGTGGATGCAGGCCAACAACGTGAAGGGCACGCTGCGCATGGTCGGCACCCCCGCCGAAGAAGGCGGCTCGGGGAAGGTGTACATGGTGCGCGATGGCGTGTTCAACGATGTCGACGCGGTGATTGCCTGGCACCCTGGCGACGAGAACAACGTCACGTTCGGTGAGTCGATGGCCAATGTCTCCGGCAAGTTCACCTTCCATGGCGTCAGCGCCCATGCGGCCGCTGCGCCCGAACGTGGCCGCTCGGCGCTGGATGGCGTGGAAGTGATGAACGTGATGACCAACTACCTGCGCGAGCACGTGCCGGACGGGACGCGCATCCACTATGTCATCACCGACGGTGGCAAGGCGCCAAACGTCGTGCCCGACGAAGCGCAGGTGTACTACTACGTGCGCCACGTGGACATGAAGGTGGTGAAGGACGTGTGGGAGCGCGTCGTGAACGCCGCCAAGGGGGCCGCGATCGGCACCGGCACGACGTTTGACCTGACGCTCACCGGCTCGGTCTATGCGCTGCTCCCCAACGAAACGCTGGCCAAGGTGCAGCAGCGCGCGCTCGAGCGCGTGGGCGGCTATACGATGACCGCCGAGGAGCGCGCCTTCGCCGAGCAACTGCAGAAGTCGCCCAACTTCGTGGCCAAACCGCTCGACATGACGTCACAGGTTCGTCCACTCACGCGCGGCAACGATGCCGGATCCACCGATGTGGGTGATGTGAGCTGGACCGTGCCCACCGTGCAGTTGAACGCGGCCACATGGGTGCCCGGCACGGCCGCGCATTCATGGCAGGCCGTCGCAGCCGGCGGAATGTCGATCGGTGCGAAGGGGATGATGATCGCCGCCAAGACCATGGCGCTCACGGCGACGGATCTCTTCACGCAGCCCGCCACGCTCGCGGCGGCGAAAGCGGAGTTCGAGAAGGCGCGCGGCGCCGACTTCCGCTACACCACGCTGCTCGGCACACAGAAGCCGGCGCTCGACTACCGCAAGGGGAGCGTGCCGCAGTGAGCGCGAGTCGCGGGGGGCTCGCGCTGATCACGCTGCTGGCGTTGGGTGTCGCGGGCACGCGCGCCGACGCGCAGACGCGTCCGCAGACCCGCCCGCGCGCGCGTGACCTGGGGATCTCGCCATTGATCGGCGGCACGCCCGGCACCCTTGACGCGATCACCGATGTCGCCGGCGTCGAGGTGGGACACACCACGCTCATCCGTGGGGCGGCGGGGCCGCTCGTCGTGGGACAGGGGCCGGTGCGCACCGGCGTGACGATCATTCATCCGCGCGGACAGCGTGATGCGACGCCGGTGTTCGGGGCGTGGTTCACGCTCAATGGCAACGGCGAGATGACCGGCACGACGTGGTTGCAGGAGGGCGGCGTGCTCGAAGGCCCCATCGGCATCACCAACACGCACAGCGTGGGCGTGGTGCGCGATGCGATTCTCGAATGGAAGGTGGGCACCCCGGGGTTGCAGCCGTGGGGCTTGCCGGTCGTCGCCGAGACGTACGACGGCAGCCTCAACGACATCAACGGCTTTCATGTGAAGCCCTCGCATGTGCGTGAGGCCATCACCAGTGCGCGTGGCGGCGCCGTCACCGAAGGCAGTGTCGGCGGCGGCACCGGCATGCGCTGCCTTGGCTTCAAGGGCGGCATCGGGACGGCCTCCCGTCGCGTCACGGTTGCTCAGGGCGGCTACACCGTGGGTGTGCTTGTGCAGTGCAACTTCGGCGCGCAGCGCGATCTGCTGGTGGCGGGCGTGCCCGTCGGTCAGGAGATCACCGATCTCGCGAGCTGCGCGGCGGGCGAGATGCCCGCGACCGCCGATGCGGCACTGCGCAACCGCCCGCGCTGCGCCTCGGGTGCGCCGCGCGATGATCGCACGGATGCCGTGGAGCAAGGCTCGATCATCGTGGTGGTGGCCACCGACGCGCCGCTCATGCCACATCAACTCAAGCGCATCGCTACCCGCGTCGCCCTCGGCGTGGGGCGCACCGGCGGCTTCGGTGGCAATGGCTCGGGCGACATCTTCGTCGCCTTCTCCACCGCCAACGGCAAGGCAGCCATCGCGAAGGACAGCGCGAGCGTCACGCTGCTCTCCAACGACATGATCTCGCCGCTGTTCACGGCCACCGTGCAGGCCACCGAGGAGGCGATCCTGAACGCGATGCTTGCCGCCGATACGATGGAGGGGGCCAACTACACGCGCGTCTACGGGCTGCCTGCGGCGCGGGTGGTGGACGCGCTCAAGAAGTACGGGCGGCTCAAGTAGCCTGGATCACCGCCTCCAGCTTGTCGAACGAGCCCGTCCACCCCATCGTCATCCCCGCACGCGCCTCGGCGAACACGGCGATCTCTTCCGGCGTCGCCGTCTGATCCGGCTGCCACCGCACGGTGACCCGCGTGCGGTGCGGCCCCTCCTCGGTGAGCAGCACCGTGGTGCGCATGTAGGCCGGCCAGAGCGGTGCCATCGGGTGGCGCGACAGATTCTCCTGCGCATCGACGAAGCACTGCGTGTACTGGATGAGATGCGGCCGCTCGATGCGTGTGTACGCCGTCTTGCCGTACATGGTGAAGGCGTCGTTGCCCATGGAGTAGAAGCCTTCGCCGCCGGTGCGAATGTCCACGCGGATGAACGCCATCGTCATGCCGGTGGGCGCCAACCACTTGGCGAAGTGTTCCGGCTTGGTCCACAGGTCGAACATCGTGTTGATGTCGGTGTCGAAGCTGCGGTTGATCACGAACACATCGGCATTCGACTGTTGCTTCTCGAGGAACTCGGCGAGACGGTCCCACGTGCCGTTGCCGCCGGCAGCCTTCACGAAGGCGCGTGTCTGCGCGGCCGCTTCGGCCGACTCCAGCACCATGCGCATATCGAGTTCGGTCTTGCCGCCCACGTCGGTGAAGGTCGCGGTCACGCGGAACATCGGCTTCGCATCTTCCGACGACGCACCGTGATCGTACACCAGCCTGGCCTGCGGTACGACCTCGTGATAGCGCGTGAAGTTCGGCCAGTCCTTGCCGTCGGGGCCGTGCATCGTGTAGTCCCAGAAGCCGCCCGGGCGCAGCTCCTTGCGGTGCGTCGTGATGGTGAAGCCACGCGGCCCCCACCACTTCCCCACGTGTTCGTCCTGGGTCCACGCATCCCACACGAGGGAGACGGGCGCGTCGTACAGGCGGGTGATGCGAAGCTCGTTCGCGGCTTCGTAGGGGTCAGGCGTCGCGTGGCTCATCGGGGGAGTCCTGGTGGGTGGGTGTGGTGAGCGTCTTGAGGTAGTCGCCGAGGCGATCGAGGCTGGCTTCCATATGCACGCGGTATTCCTGCATCCACGCGTCCACATCGCGAAGCGGCGCGGCATTGAGCGTGCACGGCCGCCACTGCGCCTCGCGCCCCTTGGTGACGAGCCCGGCCTTCTCCAGCACCTTGAGGTGCTTGGTGACGGCCGGGAGGGTCATGCGCCCCAGAAACGGCTCCGCCAACTGCCCCACACTCGCCTCCCCGTCCCGCAGCCGAGCCAGGATGGCCCGCCGGGTGGGGTCGGCGAGCGCCGAGAAGGTGAGGGAGAGGGAGTCGGGCATTGTATACCGTTTGGTTAATTAGCCTTTGGGTAAAGTAAAGGATCACACGCGGCGCGCAATCCCCAGATGCGTGCTCCGCGCGCAACTTTGGGCGGTCAACTGTTCCCGTTCTCGCCAGTGCTGAATGACCGCCGCTCTCCGTTCTTCCTTCGTCGCCCTGCTTGTCGCCGTCTGCTCCTGCGGCACGTCCACCGCCCCTGCAGATCGCACGGTCACCGTTCCCGCCGCGCCCGTCCCTGCGGCCTACTTGAGTTTCTGGGTCGATGTTGATGTCGGTGACAGCGTGGCCGTGACGCTCGACAACGCGCTCGCCGGCTACATCACGCGAAGCCACAGCACCGCCCCCGCGTGTCGCGGAACGGGCGTCTTCACGGTGGAGGTCACCCCGGGGATTCACACCATATCGGCGGCGGGCGGTGGCCTCACGTGGAACACCAACAACACGCCCAATGTGCTGAGCGGGCAGTGTCAGCTGCTGCGCTTCAGCACGGCAGCGAGTGAACGCACTCGGCTGCTCTTCTGGACGAACGCGCCGATCACCTCGCCCATCAACGTGGTGATCGATGACCTGCTGGTCGGTCAGATCACGCGTAGCTACAGCAGCCGCCCACCGTGCGGTGCCGCAGGATCCGTGACGACGGTGCTCACGCCCGGCGTTCATGTCCTCAGCGCCACCGGGAGCGGCGCCAGTTGGACGACCGCCATCACCGCGACCGCCGACCGGTGCGGCTTTGTGCAGCTGAACCCCAATGGGACCGTGACGACGAACTGACCGCTCCGGGAACGGTCGGAGCATCCACCGCAGCGGGCATGCGCGCGCGATATGTTCACATGGACGTGGACCGTTGAGGACCCTTCTCGACTCTCGTGTTAGTTCATTCTCGCTCACGGTCATGCACGTGCAGCGCGGGATGTCCGTTGGCACCGACGCTGCCTGACCGCGCCCGCGAATGCGCGGTGGCAACGCAGGCCAGCTGAACCGGATGTCTCGTGGTCGACACCCTGCAGCCCTGTCTCGCGCCGCACTGAGTGACATCGCCCGCACCGCGCCACGCCTTCTTCCTTCGCCCTGCACCCACATGCGTCTCCGCGCGCTCCCCGCTCTCGCCCTGCTCCTCGCGCCGCTTCTCCCTGCCCGTGGGCAGGCCGGCCTCCGCAATCGCCTCGACTCGCTCGTCCGCGCGCGCCTCGCCTCGGGCCCCGTGGCGGGCTTCTCCGTGGGCGTCGTGCGCGGCACCGACACGCTGCTGCTCAAGGCGTATGGCAAGGGGGAGATCGAGCTCGGCGTCCCCACGCCCGATCGCGCGATCTACGAGATCGGTTCCGTGACCAAGCAGTTCACCGCCGTCGCGATTCTGCAGCTACGCGACGCCGGCAAGCTGTCGCTCGATGATCTGGTCACGAAGTACGTGCCGACGTTCGACACGCATGGCAACACGGTAACGGTGCGGGATCTCCTCAGCCACACGTCTGGCATCCGCAGCTATACCGAAATGGCGAGCTTCGGCAGCATCGCCGCCGAGCCGCTGCGGCGCGACACGCTCGTGACGCTTGTCTCGAAGGAGTCGTTCGACTTCCCCACCGGCACGCAGGCGCGCTACAACAACTCGGCGTACTTCCTCGCCGGTCTCGTCATCGAGAAGGCGTCCGGCCAGTCGTACGCCCAGTATGTGACCGAACGGGTGTTCACGCCGGCCGGCATGCGCGATGCGAGCTACTGCTCCGAGTCGCGCGTCACGCCGCGCAAGGTGCGCGGCTATGATGTCGCACGCGACAGCCTCGTGAATCACGCCCCGATTTCACATTCGTGGCCGTACGCCGCGGGCTCACTCTGTGCGTCCGTCCAGGATCTGCTCACCTGGAACGCCGCGCTGCATGGCGGCAAGGTACTGAGCGCGGCGAGCTATCAGGAGCTCATCGCTCCGGCAACGCTCACCGACGGCACGCGCCTCCGCTACGCCAAGGGGCTCGCGCTGCGCACGGTTGGCGGCCATCGCATGATCGGTCACGGTGGGGCGATTCCCGGCTATCTCGCCGAGTCGGAGTACTATCCCGACGACCAGCTCACGGTGGTCGTGCTTGCCAACACCAATGGCCCCGTCTCACCGAGCACGCTGGGCGTCGATCTCGCGATGCTGGTACTCGGCCGGAAGCCGGTCACCGACTCCGTGTTCACCGGGTCACGGGCCACCCTCGTGGGGACCTATCGCGGCCCCGCGCGCGGGGCGCCGCTCACGGTGCGGATCGATTCCACGGCGACTGGTCTCACCATCGCCCGCAACGGTGGCAAGCCGGAGGTGCTGCACTTCGCCGGGGGCGACACGTGGACGCGCGAAGAAGATCGCCTGCGGTTTGTCACCGAGGGCGGTGTCGCGCAGATCCGGTATGACGCGGGGTCGGGGTACTACTTCCTCCGGAACCAGTGAGGCGCGTGGCCGCAGCCTGGACGCGAGGCGCCCCCGCAACCGTCAACCGGCGAGCTTCGCCTTGACGTAGGCGACAATGGCGTTCGCGTGCCCATGCCCGAGTCCATGCTCGGTCTTCAGCACGCCGACCGCCTCCATGTGCGTGTGCTTGCCGAGGAGCTTCACCGTGAGATCGAGCCAATGCTGCATCGGCTTCCCGTACGTCTTCTCGATGCTCGGGAAGTAGGAGGCCGGGCCGGCGAGCTTCTGCCCCGGCGCGGGCGCGGGGGGTGGGACGACTTTCTTGGCGGGCATAGGGCGTGGGGAAGGTCCATCTCCAACATGCCCCCCTGCGCGCCCCGCAGCGACCCGCCCCACGGATCGGACATCCGACCTCGGTCCCGATCGGGCCTCGGAATTCGGTCTCGGGCGCGGCTGTCTGAGGTCAGACCCGGAATTCCGACATCGGAAGACCGACGACCGCCCCCGAGACTGAAGTCCGAGGCCCGATCGGGGCGCGGAATTCGGAATTCCGAAGAGACCATGCTGGCCGCGAGGCCCCGCGCGCCCCAACATATAGAGTCCGGCTCGCGTTTCTCCTCGCGCCCCGGCGCGGCGCCTCTGGCGCTTGCCTTCTCCATTTGTCCCGCGACCGCCCGCCGGTCGCCCGGAGCCCCTCGTGAGAGCGTTTCGTGTCCTCCTCGGCATCGCGGCCCTCGCCGCGACTTCGCTCGAGGCCCAGCAGTCCTCCCGCACCGAGCCGATTGCCGGCCTGCGCGACAACGGCACGGGCTACCACGCCCTCGTTGGCGCCAAGGTCGTCA includes:
- a CDS encoding SRPBCC domain-containing protein, with protein sequence MSHATPDPYEAANELRITRLYDAPVSLVWDAWTQDEHVGKWWGPRGFTITTHRKELRPGGFWDYTMHGPDGKDWPNFTRYHEVVPQARLVYDHGASSEDAKPMFRVTATFTDVGGKTELDMRMVLESAEAAAQTRAFVKAAGGNGTWDRLAEFLEKQQSNADVFVINRSFDTDINTMFDLWTKPEHFAKWLAPTGMTMAFIRVDIRTGGEGFYSMGNDAFTMYGKTAYTRIERPHLIQYTQCFVDAQENLSRHPMAPLWPAYMRTTVLLTEEGPHRTRVTVRWQPDQTATPEEIAVFAEARAGMTMGWTGSFDKLEAVIQAT
- a CDS encoding metalloregulator ArsR/SmtB family transcription factor is translated as MPDSLSLTFSALADPTRRAILARLRDGEASVGQLAEPFLGRMTLPAVTKHLKVLEKAGLVTKGREAQWRPCTLNAAPLRDVDAWMQEYRVHMEASLDRLGDYLKTLTTPTHQDSPDEPRDA
- a CDS encoding P1 family peptidase, encoding MSASRGGLALITLLALGVAGTRADAQTRPQTRPRARDLGISPLIGGTPGTLDAITDVAGVEVGHTTLIRGAAGPLVVGQGPVRTGVTIIHPRGQRDATPVFGAWFTLNGNGEMTGTTWLQEGGVLEGPIGITNTHSVGVVRDAILEWKVGTPGLQPWGLPVVAETYDGSLNDINGFHVKPSHVREAITSARGGAVTEGSVGGGTGMRCLGFKGGIGTASRRVTVAQGGYTVGVLVQCNFGAQRDLLVAGVPVGQEITDLASCAAGEMPATADAALRNRPRCASGAPRDDRTDAVEQGSIIVVVATDAPLMPHQLKRIATRVALGVGRTGGFGGNGSGDIFVAFSTANGKAAIAKDSASVTLLSNDMISPLFTATVQATEEAILNAMLAADTMEGANYTRVYGLPAARVVDALKKYGRLK
- a CDS encoding DUF4287 domain-containing protein, encoding MPAKKVVPPPAPAPGQKLAGPASYFPSIEKTYGKPMQHWLDLTVKLLGKHTHMEAVGVLKTEHGLGHGHANAIVAYVKAKLAG
- a CDS encoding amidohydrolase, coding for MPASFRLRAPLALLGAAALTAAPALFAQAKPAAKAPTAPNTAALLTSLDSKAAHYSDVAKQIWGFAEVGFMETRSSALLQSELKTAGFTVKAGVAGEPTAFIAEYGSGKPVIAILGEFDALPGLSQDASPTRKALLNGGPGHGCGHHLFGTASTAAAIALKEWMQANNVKGTLRMVGTPAEEGGSGKVYMVRDGVFNDVDAVIAWHPGDENNVTFGESMANVSGKFTFHGVSAHAAAAPERGRSALDGVEVMNVMTNYLREHVPDGTRIHYVITDGGKAPNVVPDEAQVYYYVRHVDMKVVKDVWERVVNAAKGAAIGTGTTFDLTLTGSVYALLPNETLAKVQQRALERVGGYTMTAEERAFAEQLQKSPNFVAKPLDMTSQVRPLTRGNDAGSTDVGDVSWTVPTVQLNAATWVPGTAAHSWQAVAAGGMSIGAKGMMIAAKTMALTATDLFTQPATLAAAKAEFEKARGADFRYTTLLGTQKPALDYRKGSVPQ
- a CDS encoding beta-lactamase family protein: MRLRALPALALLLAPLLPARGQAGLRNRLDSLVRARLASGPVAGFSVGVVRGTDTLLLKAYGKGEIELGVPTPDRAIYEIGSVTKQFTAVAILQLRDAGKLSLDDLVTKYVPTFDTHGNTVTVRDLLSHTSGIRSYTEMASFGSIAAEPLRRDTLVTLVSKESFDFPTGTQARYNNSAYFLAGLVIEKASGQSYAQYVTERVFTPAGMRDASYCSESRVTPRKVRGYDVARDSLVNHAPISHSWPYAAGSLCASVQDLLTWNAALHGGKVLSAASYQELIAPATLTDGTRLRYAKGLALRTVGGHRMIGHGGAIPGYLAESEYYPDDQLTVVVLANTNGPVSPSTLGVDLAMLVLGRKPVTDSVFTGSRATLVGTYRGPARGAPLTVRIDSTATGLTIARNGGKPEVLHFAGGDTWTREEDRLRFVTEGGVAQIRYDAGSGYYFLRNQ